One window of the Candidatus Microbacterium colombiense genome contains the following:
- a CDS encoding ABC transporter substrate-binding protein has product MAKTHMLRRWRRAAIVGLAAAAVVLSGCSIQITSQPDPSIGDDTMLINADHGNPFFTRNFNPYLTNTRTASRWIYEPLILVNPLDGTLNPWLATEWSQPDARTIVMTIRDDVQWSDGEDLTPDDVAFTFQLLKDNPSLDIKGAWQHLASVETDGDDVILHLQSEDAPSLSILGLTMIVPEHLWADVKDPGTFRNEKPVGTGPFVLGNYNDQQYSMDKNPDYWQADSIEIEHIILPATNSQLDTVSRGYDWAYAFISDVEGTWGAASEHNAWWFPPGGVIALMPNLEVAPFDDVNVRRGIALALDREEIAETASEGYMQPAGQTGLILPNQEEYLDPSIPDEGMITQDADAALAAFAEAGYTLDGDRLVGEDGEQLEFALTTANGFTDWTRAAQTVQSQLAKVGVKVTLKLPQPAGYQSAISNGDFEMAIGGMGNGDVYQAYNNLLSSEFYVPSGEATANNFERYRSDEADALLAEYRETVDPARQGEIVQELQGIVYDDLPVIGLYYGGIWGLFNDAKFTGWPTADDPYMIPQNYDSAPLMIFTKLERVKGDDR; this is encoded by the coding sequence GTGGCGAAGACGCACATGCTCCGACGCTGGCGCAGAGCCGCGATCGTGGGGTTGGCGGCCGCGGCCGTGGTGCTCAGCGGATGCAGCATCCAGATCACATCGCAGCCCGATCCCTCGATCGGCGACGACACGATGCTCATCAACGCCGACCACGGGAATCCGTTCTTCACGCGGAACTTCAATCCGTACCTGACGAACACCCGCACCGCGTCGCGGTGGATCTACGAACCGCTGATCCTGGTCAACCCGCTCGACGGCACGCTCAACCCGTGGCTTGCGACCGAGTGGTCGCAACCCGACGCCCGCACGATCGTGATGACGATCCGCGACGACGTGCAGTGGAGCGACGGCGAGGACCTGACACCGGATGACGTCGCATTCACCTTCCAGTTGTTGAAGGACAACCCCTCGCTCGACATCAAGGGCGCCTGGCAGCATCTGGCGAGCGTCGAGACCGATGGCGACGACGTGATCCTGCATCTGCAGAGCGAGGACGCCCCTTCGCTCTCGATCCTGGGACTGACGATGATCGTTCCCGAGCACCTCTGGGCCGACGTGAAGGACCCAGGCACCTTCCGCAACGAGAAGCCGGTCGGAACCGGGCCCTTCGTGCTCGGCAACTACAACGACCAGCAGTACTCCATGGACAAGAACCCCGACTACTGGCAGGCCGACTCGATCGAGATCGAGCACATCATCCTGCCGGCGACGAACTCGCAGCTCGACACGGTCAGCCGCGGGTACGACTGGGCCTATGCGTTCATCTCCGACGTGGAGGGCACGTGGGGCGCGGCCAGCGAGCACAACGCCTGGTGGTTCCCGCCGGGCGGCGTCATCGCCCTGATGCCGAACCTCGAGGTCGCCCCGTTCGACGACGTCAACGTGCGCCGCGGCATCGCCCTCGCCCTCGACCGCGAGGAGATCGCCGAGACGGCCTCCGAGGGGTACATGCAGCCGGCCGGACAGACCGGACTCATCCTGCCCAACCAGGAGGAGTACCTCGATCCGTCCATCCCCGACGAGGGCATGATCACCCAGGACGCGGATGCCGCGCTCGCGGCCTTCGCCGAGGCGGGCTACACACTCGACGGCGATCGGCTGGTGGGGGAGGACGGCGAGCAGCTGGAATTCGCGCTCACCACGGCGAACGGCTTCACCGACTGGACCCGCGCGGCCCAGACCGTGCAGAGCCAGCTCGCGAAGGTCGGCGTGAAGGTCACACTCAAGCTCCCGCAGCCGGCGGGGTACCAGAGCGCGATCAGCAACGGCGACTTCGAGATGGCGATCGGCGGCATGGGCAACGGCGACGTCTACCAGGCCTACAACAACCTGCTCTCGAGTGAGTTCTACGTGCCGTCCGGCGAGGCGACGGCCAACAACTTCGAGCGCTACCGATCGGATGAGGCCGATGCGCTGCTGGCCGAATACCGCGAGACCGTGGACCCCGCCCGGCAGGGCGAGATCGTCCAGGAGCTGCAGGGCATCGTCTACGACGACCTGCCCGTGATCGGGCTGTACTACGGCGGCATCTGGGGGCTCTTCAACGATGCCAAGTTCACCGGCTGGCCCACCGCGGATGACCCGTACATGATCCCGCAGAACTACGACTCGGCACCGTTGATGATCTTCACCAAGCTCGAGCGAGTGAAGGGCGATGACCGATGA